One region of Triticum aestivum cultivar Chinese Spring chromosome 6B, IWGSC CS RefSeq v2.1, whole genome shotgun sequence genomic DNA includes:
- the LOC123138213 gene encoding transcription termination factor MTERF8, chloroplastic yields the protein MATPSAPRLLPCPAMLHSPMPIVFLAAGPLAAVHFSARCRLRLRLRIPHVATAAGAATAPGNSFAVEDYLVANCHLTQPQAVKASKNLAHLKSASNPDAVLAFLDGLGFSPKEVAAAVASNPRILCARIERSLAPISAELRALGLSTSQVARLAKIAGRYFLCRSFVSKVQFWLPLFGSPERLLQASDWNYWLLTSDLEKVVEPNVSFLRQCGLSACDISKLLVAAPRLVTMHPEYVQDSVRRAIELGVPPGSQMFRHAISTAGCIGQEKVDAKIAVLRETLGWSKEEVSLAISKAPRILVASEERLRRNAEFLVKEVGLEPQYIARRSVLLMYSLERRLMPRHLVVKLLKQRRLIEEDRCFFNVVAPTEEKFLEKFVAPFEECIPGLGDAYDAACTGKAPVKAQ from the coding sequence ATGGCCACTCCCTCCGCGCCACGTCTCCTCCCCTGCCCCGCCATGCTCCACTCCCCCATGCCTATCGTCTTCCTCGCCGCCGGTCcgctcgccgccgtccacttctctgcccgctgccgcctccgcctccgcctccgtatCCCCCACGTCGCTACCGCCGCCGGCGCTGCCACCGCTCCGGGAAACAGCTTCGCCGTCGAGGACTACCTCGTCGCCAACTGCCACCTCACCCAGCCGCAGGCCGTCAAGGCCTCCAAGAACCTCGCCCACCTCAAGTCCGCCTCCAACCCCGACGCCGTCCTCGCATTCCTCGACGGCCTCGGCTTCTCCCCCAAggaggtcgccgccgccgtcgcctccaacCCGCGCATCCTCTGCGCCCGCATCGAGCGCTCCCTCGCGCCCATCTCCGCGGAGCTCCGCGCCCTCGGCCTCTCCACCTCCCAGGTCGCCCGGCTCGCCAAGATCGCCGGCCGCTACTTCCTCTGCCGCAGCTTCGTCTCCAAGGTGCAGTTCTGGCTCCCCCTGTTCGGCTCCCCGGAGAGGCTGCTCCAGGCCAGCGACTGGAACTACTGGCTCCTCACCTCCGACCTCGAGAAGGTGGTCGAGCCCAACGTCTCCTTCCTCAGGCAATGCGGGCTAAGTGCTTGTGATATTTCCAAGCTGCTCGTGGCCGCGCCGCGCCTGGTCACCATGCACCCCGAGTACGTCCAGGACTCCGTGCGGCGGGCCATTGAGCTCGGCGTGCCACCGGGCTCCCAGATGTTCCGGCACGCGATCTCCACCGCCGGGTGCATCGGCCAGGAGAAGGTGGACGCCAAGATCGCCGTCCTCAGGGAGACTCTCGGGTGGTCCAAGGAGGAGGTGAGCCTGGCCATCAGCAAGGCGCCGCGGATCCTGGTCGCCTCCGAGGAGAGGCTGCGCCGCAACGCCGAGTTCCTGGTCAAGGAGGTCGGGCTGGAGCCGCAGTACATCGCGCGCCGGTCGGTGCTGCTCATGTACAGCCTCGAGAGGAGGCTCATGCCCCGGCATCTCGTAGTGAAGCTCCTCAAGCAGAGGCGGCTGATCGAGGAAGACCGGTGCTTCTTCAACGTGGTGGCGCCGACGGAAGAGAAGTTCTTGGAGAAGTTCGTTGCCCCCTTCGAGGAGTGTATCCCCGGCCTCGGCGATGCTTACGACGCTGCCTGTACCGGGAAGGCGCCGGTGAAAGCTCAGTGA